A region of the Alphaproteobacteria bacterium genome:
GCCCAGAGGGCGGTGGCCGCAAGCGCGACGCGCAAGGTGACGGTCGTGAACGGCGGAAGTTCCTTGATGGCCACTTCGACGAAAAAGAATGAACCGCCCCAAAGAACCGACAATGTCACGAGCATTGTCCATTCGCGCATGCCCATGCGTGTCTTGATGGGGGAAATGGTCAATGTGGCGGTCCGCAAATATGGCTCGGGAACGCGTCACTATCCCATCGCGCTGATCCCGTCATTCCGTTTCTTGCGCAACGATCTTGGATTCGCGCATGCGTTCTAGTCCCCGCGCGCGACGCCTTCGCGCCGCGGGTCTGCGCCGCCGCGCAGTTTCCCATCGACGACCTCGATGCCATGCAGGCCGCTGTTGAGATCGCGCACCCGTGTCGTGTGACCAAGTGCCCTGAATGCCGGCACAAGTTTCACGGCACCGGTGCCGGTCTCGAAATCCGTCGCGCCGTTGCGGTTGACCACATGTCCCAGATCGATGGCTGCCTGAATGTCGAGGCCCCAATCCAGCACCGCGATCAATGTCTTGGCGACATAGCCGATGATGCGGCTGCCGCCCGGAGACCCCACCACCAGACGAAGCGAACCGTCCGCGTTGAACACCAGGGTCGGGGCCATCGAACTGCGCGGACGCTTGCGCGGTTCCACCCTGTTCGCCACCGGCTGCCCGTCCTTGCGCGGGAGGAACGAGAAATCGGTGAGTTCGTTGTTCAGGAGGAAACCCCGCACCATCAACTGGGAGCCGAACGCGCCCTCGATGGTCGTTGTCATGGAGACGGCATTGCCGGCGCTATCGACGATCGAGATATGGCTGGTGCCGGGCCGGCCGTTCTGATTGTCCGGCGCGCGCCCGGGCGCGGGTGCACCGGGGGGAAGCCCGTGAACGACAGGCGGCAGGATGGAGGTGTTCCGGCGGATAAAACCGGCGCGTTTCGCAACATATGCCGGATCGAGCAGTCCCGCTTCCGGGACCGGAACGAAATCACCGTCGGTCATGTACTGATTGCGGTCGGCGAATGCGAGTTTCGAGGCCTCCGCCAGCAGGTGCCAACTCTGCGGATCGTCGGGTCCCATGCCGGGCAGATCGAACGCGGTCAGCATGCCGAGGGTTAGCCCGACGGACAGCCCACCGGAACTTGGCGGTCCCATACCGCAGACCCGGTAGCTGCGATAGCCGTGACACACCGGCGCCCGGCGGATGACGTCATAGGATGCGAGGTCCGCCAGTGCGAGGCGTCCCGGGTTGCCGGGGGCGTCGCGAACGGCGGCGACGATATCTTCGGCGATCACGCCCGTGTAGAAGGCCCGGGGACCGCGCTCGGCGATGGCGATCAGGGTTTCGGCGAAGGCCGGGTTCTTCCTTAAAGTGCCCGCACGCAGGGGTTCGCCGTCGGGAAAGAAATATTGTCGCGCTTCGGCGTAGGTTCGGAGCCGCTGGCCGCGTTCGCTGGCGAGCAGCTTTGCGAGCCTGGGCCCGACGATGAACCCCTCCCGGGCGAGGTGAATCGCCGGCGCAAACAGTTCCGGCCAGGTCAATTTCCCGTGTTCCTGAAACAGGCGGGCCAGCACGGCGACGGTGCCCGGCGTGCCGACCGAATGGCCGCCCACGACGGCGTCACCGAATTTCATCGGCGTGCCGTCGGCGGTCAGGAAAAGGTCTGGTGTGGCGGCGATGGGGGCCGTTTCTCGCCCGTCAAAGGCGACGGTACGGTTCTTGGCGGCGTCATAAAACAGCAGAAACGCGCCGCCGCCGATGCCGGAGCTTTGGGGTTCCACCAGATTGAGAACGAGCTGAACGGCGATGACGGCATCCGCCGCGCTTCCGCCACGGCGCAGCATTTCGAGGCCCGCCGCGACGGCGTCGGGGTGGGCGGCCGCGACCATGTGACGTTTCGCGGTTGCGAGCTTTTTTGTGGACCAGCCGGATGAATCTTCCGGTTGGTTCTGCTGGCCACTTGCGGGCGCCGCCGCCAACGCCCACATGAAGGTCAGTGCATAAAGCAACGT
Encoded here:
- the ggt gene encoding gamma-glutamyltransferase, with amino-acid sequence MMRFRCTLLYALTFMWALAAAPASGQQNQPEDSSGWSTKKLATAKRHMVAAAHPDAVAAGLEMLRRGGSAADAVIAVQLVLNLVEPQSSGIGGGAFLLFYDAAKNRTVAFDGRETAPIAATPDLFLTADGTPMKFGDAVVGGHSVGTPGTVAVLARLFQEHGKLTWPELFAPAIHLAREGFIVGPRLAKLLASERGQRLRTYAEARQYFFPDGEPLRAGTLRKNPAFAETLIAIAERGPRAFYTGVIAEDIVAAVRDAPGNPGRLALADLASYDVIRRAPVCHGYRSYRVCGMGPPSSGGLSVGLTLGMLTAFDLPGMGPDDPQSWHLLAEASKLAFADRNQYMTDGDFVPVPEAGLLDPAYVAKRAGFIRRNTSILPPVVHGLPPGAPAPGRAPDNQNGRPGTSHISIVDSAGNAVSMTTTIEGAFGSQLMVRGFLLNNELTDFSFLPRKDGQPVANRVEPRKRPRSSMAPTLVFNADGSLRLVVGSPGGSRIIGYVAKTLIAVLDWGLDIQAAIDLGHVVNRNGATDFETGTGAVKLVPAFRALGHTTRVRDLNSGLHGIEVVDGKLRGGADPRREGVARGD